The following coding sequences are from one Neurospora crassa OR74A linkage group I, whole genome shotgun sequence window:
- the pcb-7 gene encoding 20S proteasome subunit: MDHRPQAWGRPRDDVYGAYDHSYLQNSGPKQATQAPIVTGTSVIAMKYKDGVVMAADNLASYGSLARFPDVKRLRVFLDSSVVGFSGDVSDMQFLDRHLTDLSIDEAYEDPSCTAAPNGKGHLNAANLHKYLQKLLYKRRNDFDPLWNQLLIAGFDGHSKPYLASVDLRGTSFTSPSLATGFGSALAQPIMRRYAETEEDAAKLTREQAVEVIKECMKVLYYRDARSLDRYSIAVVTKDGVELKEDEQLEKQSWAFAERIKGYGTQTV, from the exons ATGGATCACCGCCCGCAAGCTTGGGGTCGT CCCAGAGACGATGTCTACGGCGCCTATGACCATTCCTACCTCCAGAACAGCGGCCCGAAGCAGGCGACACAAGCACCCATCGTGACGGGTACCTCCGTCATTGCAATGAAGTACAAGGACGGTGTAGTTATGGCCGCGGATAACCTTG CCTCCTATGGCTCCCTAGCCCGCTTCCCCGACGTCAAGCGCCTCCGCGTCTTCCTCGACTCCTCCGTCGTCGGCTTTTCCGGCGACGTATCCGACATGCAATTCCTCGACCGGCACCTGACGGACCTCTCCATCGATGAAGCGTACGAGGACCCCTCGTGCACTGCTGCTCCCAACGGCAAGGGTCACCTCAACGCCGCCAACCTGCACAAGTATCTGCAAAAACTCCTCTACAAGCGGCGCAACGATTTCGACCCGCTTTGGAACCAGCTTCTGATCGCCGGTTTCGACGGCCACTCCAAGCCCTACCTGGCCAGCGTTGACCTGCGCGGCACTTCTTTCACTTCTCCATCCCTGGCGACGGGTTTCGGAAGCGCGCTGGCGCAGCCCATCATGCGTCGGTATgcggagacggaggaggatgcggCCAAGTTGACGCGCGAGCAAGCCGTTGAGGTTATCAAGGAGTGCATGAAGGTGCTGTATTATCGCGACGCGAGGAGCTTGGATCGGTACAGCATTGCGGTTGTGACGAAGGATGGCGTCGAGCTGAAGGAGGATGAGCAGCTGGAGAAGCAGAGCTGGGCTTTTGCTGAGCGGATCAAGGGATATGGTACTCAGACTGTTTGA
- a CDS encoding L-lactate ferricytochrome c oxidoreductase — protein sequence MTKPPKVFTAEEVAKHRSPKSCWVVLYGNVYDVTEFLPSHPAGDKIILQLAGRDATTEYDPIHPPGTLEENLKPEAKLGIIDDASLAKLHQKESEARAKATGSAMGTTTHTTSAQQSEKAAPPPLHTLLNFDEIEAAAKTQVSKKCWSYYFSAADDLYTKTHNTRAFRDILLRPRVFIDCTKADTSTTLLGHKVGTPLYVSPAALARLAHPDGEAGIAKGISSFGAMQLVSNNASMTPEQIVAEAIPGAVFGWQLYVQTTRSKSEAMLARINKLRDHFKCIVLTLDAPHPGKREHDEKSNLEAAGEFVESASNAKTDAEKKPGGGGVGQQLFWGTAADLTWETTLPWLSKHTDLPIVLKGIQTHEDAYLAAQYARKHPGTVKAIILSNHGGRALDTAPPAVHTLLEIRKYCPEVFGAVEVWIDGGVKRGTDVVKALCLGAKAVGVGRAALWGLGAGGWQGVERTFDILQQEIITCMKLLGAKTVNDLGPRFINTRKVERDIFDGDAGLDKNGLWTSRAKL from the exons ATgaccaaaccaccaaaagTATTCACGGCAGAGGAAG TTGCCAAACACCGATCGCCAAAGAGCTGCTGGGTAGTCCTTTACGGTAATGTCTATGACGTGACCGAATTCCTGCCCTCTCACCCGGCCGGCGACAAAATCATCCTCCAGCTCGCCGGCCGTGATGCCACGACCGAGTATGATCCGATTCACCCGCCAGGCACGCTCGAGGAGAACCTCAAGCCCGAGGCCAAGCTAGGCATCATCGACGACGCATCGCTAGCCAAGCTCCACCAGAAAGAAAGCGAGGCCCGCGCAAAGGCAACAGGCTCGGCCATGGGCACCACCACGCACACCACCTCAGCCCAGCAATCCGAGAAagccgcgccgccgccgctccaCACCCTCCTCAACTTTGACGAGATCGAAGCAGCAGCCAAGACTCAGGTCTCCAAAAAGTGCTGGTCCTATTATTTCTCCGCCGCCGATGACCTTTACACCAAGACCCACAACACCCGCGCCTTCCGGGACATCCTTCTGCGCCCGCGCGTCTTCATCGACTGCACAAAGGCCGACACCTCCACCACGTTGTTGGGCCACAAGGTCGGCACACCACTCTACGTCTCGCCCGCGGCGCTGGCCCGCCTGGCGCACCCGGACGGCGAAGCCGGCATCGCCAAGGGCATCTCCTCGTTCGGGGCCATGCAGCTAGTCAGCAACAACGCATCCATGACGCCCGAGCAAATCGTGGCCGAGGCCATACCGGGAGCCGTCTTTGGCTGGCAGCTGTACGTGCAGACGACTCGCTCGAAATCCGAGGCAATGCTGGCGCGCATCAACAAGCTGCGCGACCACTTCAAGTGCATCGTCCTCACCCTCGACGCGCCACACCCGGGCAAGCGCGAGCACGACGAAAAGTCCAACCTTGAAGCGGCGGGCGAGTTTGTCGAGTCCGCCAGCAACGCCAAGACGGACGCCGAAAAGAagcccggcggcggcggcgtgggGCAACAGCTGTTCTGGGGCACCGCGGCCGACTTGACGTGGGAGACAACGCTTCCCTGGCTGTCCAAGCATACGGATTTGCCAATTGTGTTGAAGGGCATCCAGACGCATGAAGATGCATACCTGGCGGCGCAGTATGCGAGGAAACACCCGGGCACTGTGAAAGCGATCATTCTTTCGAATCATGGCGGGCGCGCGCTCGACACGGCGCCGCCGGCGGTGCATACCTTGTTGGAGATCAGGAAGTACTGCCCGGAGGTGTTTGGGGCGGTCGAGGTGTGGATTGATGGCGGGGTTAAGAGGGGGACGGATGTGGTGAAGGCATTGTGTTTGGGTGCGAAGGCGGTCGGTGTGGGGAGGGCGGCGCTTTGGGGGCTTGGGGCTGGTGGATGGCAGGGTGTTGAGAGAACCTTTGATA TCCTTCAGCAGGAGATCATTACATGCATGAAGCTTTTGGGAGCAAAGACGGTGAATGATCTTGGTCCACGATTC ATCAACACCCGAAAAGTCGAGCGAGACATCTTTGATGGGGATGCCGGTCTCGACAAGAACGGGTTGTGGACATCTCGTGCCAAGCTCTGA
- the csn-4 gene encoding CSN-4, with protein MVSSEVRDLLAQVPNWSQADRPAAFRTIITTITSSPDPSHFAADLKAVTDAIFLESLGVVATRALVIDLIDALKSLASGGPSADSINSTTSSIWLDVGKAIQQHIQSNPTLATSLVDQTATIYEELLAAAHESQNSFTDAAKTLAAIPLDSSQRRVTDKYKADLWIRIIRNYLEDDDATSAETYLNKLKNIIHNVADDNPVLNLHFKLSAARIQDSNRQFLAASQSYYEISLSPAIAEEERLHTLSMAIKCAVLAPAGPPRSRVLARLYKDERSASLEEFGILEKMFLDRLLARAEVEKFAQGLAPHQLATTSDGSTVLAKAMVEHNLLAVSRLYRNIGFDALGSWLGLDSGNKAEEITARMIEQGRLAGSIDQIDRIIYFESGLEASGEKGSGRAEVPVGKEMRRQDGMVQALAEDLERITDDLLVEFPQLVPAGVPGN; from the coding sequence ATGGTCTCCTCGGAAGTAAGAGACCTTCTGGCGCAAGTGCCGAACTGGAGTCAAGCAGACCGTCCCGCCGCATTCAGGACGAtaatcaccaccatcacctccaGCCCCGACCCCAGCCACTTCGCCGCCGACCTCAAAGCCGTTACCGACGCCATCTTCCTAGAGTCGCTTGGTGTCGTCGCCACTCGAGCTCTAGTCATCGACCTGATAGACGCCCTTAAATCGCTTGCTTCCGGAGGACCCTCCGCAGACTCCATTAATTCCACAACCTCCAGCATCTGGCTTGACGTAGGCAAGGCCATCCAACAGCACATCCAGTCCAACCCCACCCTCGCAACCTCGCTGGTCGACCAGACCGCCACCATTTACGAGGAACTCTTAGCGGCCGCCCACGAATCACAAAATAGTTTTACCGACGCCGCCAAGACGCTCGCGGCCATCCCGCTTGACTCCTCACAGCGTCGCGTCACAGACAAGTACAAGGCCGATCTTTGGATCCGCATCATCCGCAACTACctggaagacgacgatgccACCAGCGCCGAAACCTACCTCAACAAGCTGAAGAACATCATCCACAACGTGGCCGACGACAACCCGGTGCTGAACCTGCACTTCAAGCTCAGCGCCGCCCGCATCCAGGACAGCAACCGGCAGTTTCTGGCCGCCTCGCAGTCGTACTACGAAATCAGCCTGTCGCCCGCCATCGCCGAAGAGGAGCGCTTGCACACCCTGAGCATGGCCATCAAGTGCGCCGTCCTCGCCCCGGCGGGACCCCCGCGGTCACGCGTTTTGGCACGGCTCTACAAGGACGAACGGTCGGCTTCGCTGGAGGAGTTCGGCATCCTGGAGAAGATGTTTCTTGACCGCCTGCTGGCGCGGGCTGAGGTGGAAAAGTTCGCTCAGGGCCTGGCGCCGCACCAGCTGGCTACGACGTCGGACGGGAGCACGGTGCTGGCCAAGGCCATGGTCGAACACAACCTGCTGGCCGTGAGCCGGTTGTACCGCAACATTGGGTTCGACGCGCTGGGGTCGTGGTTGGGGCTGGACTCTGGGAACAAGGCGGAGGAGATCACGGCGCGGATGATTGAGCAAGGACGGCTGGCGGGGTCGATCGATCAGATCGATAGGATCATTTACTTTGAGAGCGGGCTGGAGGCCTCGGGGGAGAAGGGTAGTGGTAGGGCCGAGGTACCGGTGGGCAAGGAGATGCGGAGGCAGGATGGGATGGTGCAAGCATTGGCGGAAGACCTCGAACGCATTACGGATGATCTTCTGGTGGAGTTTCCTCAGCTGGTACCCGCCGGGGTTCCTGGCAATTAG
- a CDS encoding DnaJ domain-containing protein, which produces MRTSILSSPATRALCAACRNEASRTNAGVAFSTACASKSSNRRPEVPEQSRPRVTTTTTTTTTREIQKHRLFPSARAYEYSTSSTPSDNTSPKPQPPNSSTSSSSDCNKPIPRYYALFPITLPLGPPPSGPFDIDVRALRREFLRLQAASHPDFHHSANQFDSNSSNGNSDESLLQRRKAEATSSLINSAYKTLSSPLLRAQYLLKELYDVDLAGDESTDYQNGSDPTLLMTVLEAREQIDEAKTEADLEPVREENEARIKESEEKLSEAFAKEDVEAATRECVKLRYWMGIREGCNEWEEGKGFVMHH; this is translated from the coding sequence ATGCGAACTTCGATCCTCTCCAGCCCAGCAACGCGCGCACTTTGCGCCGCCTGTCGCAACGAAGCCAGCAGGACAAACGCAGGAGTGGCCTTCTCTACAGCTTGCGCCAGCAAGAGCAGTAACCGGAGGCCAGAAGTCCCCGAGCAATCAAGGCCACgagtgacgacgacgacgacgacgacgacgacaagagAGATACAAAAACACCGCCTATTCCCGAGCGCCCGCGCATACGAATACTCTACCTCTTCTACCCCCTCCGACAACACCTCACCCAAGCCCCAACCACCaaactcctccacctcctcttcttcggatTGTAACAAACCCATACCGCGCTACTACGCCCTCTTCCCCATCACCCTCCCCCTCGGCCCACCCCCGTCAGGGCCCTTCGACATCGACGTCCGCGCCCTGCGCCGCGAATTCCTTCGTCTCCAAGCCGCCTCCCACCCGGACTTCCACCACTCAGCCAACCAGTttgacagcaacagcagcaacggcaACAGCGATGAGTCCCTGCTGCAGCGGCGAAAAGCAGAAGCAACGTCCTCTCTCATCAATTCCGCCTACAAGACCCTTTCTTCGCCCCTTCTCCGCGCCCAATACCTGCTCAAAGAACTCTACGACGTCGATTTGGCCGGTGACGAATCGACCGACTACCAGAATGGGTCGGATCCCACCTTGTTGATGACGGTGTTGGAAGCGCGGGAGCAGATTGACGAGGCGAAAACGGAAGCGGATCTGGAGCCGGTTAGGGAAGAGAATGAGGCGCGGATAAAAGAGTCAGAAGAAAAATTGAGCGAGGCGTTTGCCAAGGAAGATGTGGAGGCGGCCACGAGGGAGTGTGTGAAGTTGAGGTATTGGATGGGAATAAGGGAGGGGTGTAATGAGtgggaggagggcaaggggTTTGTTATGCATCATTAA